In Holophagales bacterium, one DNA window encodes the following:
- a CDS encoding proline--tRNA ligase, producing MSRWSQFYLHTTREVPNDAEVVSHILMVRAGLIKKLAAGIYTYLPAGWKSLGKLAAIVRREMNAAGAVELSMPAVQPAELWQESGRWQKYGKELLRIKDRHDREFCFGPTHEEVITDLVRRDVRSYRQLPFNLYQIQTKFRDEIRPRFGLMRGREFLMKDAYSFGATPEQLDEAYEAMRAAYCRIFEACRLDYTMVEADTGTIGGSSSHEFMVVAQTGESAVAHCPSCGYGANVEKAETRPLVPPAAGGQEEKRVVPTPGKSSVPDVAGFLGVPSSRVVKTLLYETEKGFVAALVRGDREINEVKLGNALDVEHLALASEEKVERLTGAAVGFAGPLGLPAEVRVIADESVRDLADFVCGANAVDAHLVGVNWGRDLPLPELRDLLLVGEGDACPRCDQRLAMSRGIEVGHIFKLGTKYSEKLACNFTDEAGAERAMIMGCYGLGVGRTVAAAIEQNHDADGIVWPLPLAPFEVLLVSLNPNDAEVSRVAGELYDALRARGADVLYDDRDERPGVKFKDADLVGIPLRVVVGGKSLAGGQVEISHRRDRVKSMVAVGDALTVLAARLAEEGGRLVV from the coding sequence ATGAGCCGTTGGAGTCAGTTCTACCTGCACACCACCCGCGAAGTGCCCAACGACGCAGAGGTGGTTTCGCACATCCTGATGGTCCGCGCCGGGCTGATCAAGAAGCTCGCCGCCGGCATCTACACCTACCTGCCGGCAGGCTGGAAGAGTCTCGGCAAGCTTGCGGCGATCGTCCGGCGCGAGATGAACGCCGCCGGTGCCGTCGAGCTCTCGATGCCCGCCGTCCAGCCGGCCGAGCTCTGGCAGGAGTCCGGGCGCTGGCAGAAGTACGGCAAGGAGCTGCTGCGCATCAAGGACCGCCACGATCGCGAGTTCTGCTTCGGCCCGACGCACGAGGAGGTGATCACCGACCTCGTGCGGCGCGACGTGCGCAGCTACCGGCAGTTGCCGTTCAACCTCTACCAGATCCAGACGAAGTTCCGCGACGAGATCCGTCCGCGCTTCGGCCTGATGCGCGGCCGTGAGTTCCTGATGAAGGACGCCTACTCGTTCGGCGCCACCCCCGAGCAGCTCGACGAAGCCTACGAGGCGATGCGCGCCGCCTACTGCCGGATCTTCGAGGCCTGCCGTCTCGACTACACGATGGTCGAGGCCGACACCGGGACGATCGGCGGCTCCTCCTCGCACGAGTTCATGGTGGTGGCGCAGACCGGCGAGAGCGCGGTGGCGCACTGCCCGTCGTGCGGCTACGGCGCCAACGTCGAGAAGGCCGAGACGCGGCCGCTCGTCCCGCCGGCTGCCGGCGGTCAGGAGGAGAAGCGGGTGGTGCCGACGCCCGGCAAGTCGTCGGTGCCCGACGTCGCCGGTTTCCTCGGCGTTCCCTCGTCGCGCGTCGTCAAGACGCTGCTGTACGAGACGGAGAAGGGCTTCGTCGCCGCACTGGTGCGGGGCGACCGCGAGATCAACGAGGTCAAGCTCGGCAACGCCCTCGACGTCGAGCACCTGGCGCTGGCGAGCGAGGAGAAGGTCGAGCGACTGACCGGGGCAGCCGTCGGTTTCGCCGGGCCGCTGGGCCTGCCGGCGGAGGTGCGAGTGATCGCCGACGAGTCGGTGCGCGATCTCGCCGACTTCGTCTGTGGCGCCAACGCCGTCGACGCGCACCTCGTCGGCGTGAACTGGGGGCGCGACCTGCCGCTGCCCGAGCTTCGCGACCTGCTGCTGGTCGGCGAGGGCGACGCCTGTCCGCGCTGCGACCAGCGGCTCGCCATGTCGCGCGGCATCGAGGTCGGTCACATCTTCAAGCTCGGCACGAAGTACTCCGAGAAGCTCGCCTGCAACTTCACCGACGAGGCCGGAGCCGAGCGGGCGATGATCATGGGCTGCTACGGCCTGGGCGTCGGGCGCACGGTGGCGGCGGCGATCGAGCAGAACCACGACGCCGACGGCATCGTCTGGCCGCTGCCGCTCGCCCCGTTCGAGGTGCTGCTCGTCTCGCTCAACCCCAACGACGCCGAGGTCTCGCGCGTCGCCGGCGAGCTCTACGACGCCCTGCGCGCACGCGGCGCCGACGTGCTGTACGACGACCGCGACGAGCGGCCGGGGGTGAAGTTCAAGGACGCCGATCTCGTGGGAATCCCGTTGCGCGTCGTGGTCGGCGGCAAGTCGCTCGCCGGCGGCCAGGTCGAGATCTCGCACCGGCGCGACCGCGTCAAGTCGATGGTCGCGGTGGGCGACGCGCTCACCGTCCTCGCGGCGCGTCTTGCCGAAGAGGGCGGGCGGCTCGTCGTCTGA
- a CDS encoding HlyC/CorC family transporter: MGEPSLGAGTALLLALLLVGVNGFFVAAEFALAKVRPTQIEPYVLRGDRRGKTAAHMLSHLDAYLSATQLGITLASLALGWVGEPAFVWLLDPLLQRLPGITPAVVHSVALTTAFVTISALHIVLGELVPKSLAIRRPEGVSLWVAMPLTGFYWLMFPAIWLLNHTANLLLRLVGLKPATESELAHSEEEVRLLLGSSESSHLSDAKRDLLTNVFELSDRVARQVMLPRADVVFLSTTRTVAENLEIARRSGHTRFPLCDGDLDHPLGLVHIKDLFRAGKAPADLAEVRRPLPFVPETQTLDRLLTRMLDERVHLVAVVDEYGGVSGIVTLENVLEEIVGQIQDEFDHEKPELTRREEGGYLVSGAMLVVDLEDELGLEFSPRDEDTIAGVVLSELGRPPQVGDTVEVGPLRLEVVELDRNRIRLLRLEVVPEGERGDGDGD, translated from the coding sequence ATGGGCGAACCTTCCCTCGGCGCCGGCACGGCCCTGCTCCTCGCCCTGCTGCTCGTCGGCGTCAACGGCTTCTTCGTCGCCGCCGAGTTCGCGCTCGCCAAGGTGCGCCCGACGCAGATCGAGCCGTACGTTCTGCGCGGCGACCGGCGCGGCAAGACCGCCGCGCACATGCTGTCGCACCTCGACGCGTATCTCTCGGCGACCCAGCTCGGCATCACCCTCGCCAGCCTGGCGCTCGGCTGGGTCGGCGAACCGGCGTTCGTCTGGCTGCTCGACCCGCTCCTCCAGCGCCTGCCCGGCATTACCCCGGCGGTCGTCCACTCGGTGGCGCTGACCACCGCCTTCGTCACCATCAGCGCCCTGCACATCGTCCTCGGCGAGCTGGTGCCGAAGTCGCTGGCCATCCGCCGCCCCGAAGGGGTCAGCCTCTGGGTGGCGATGCCGCTCACCGGCTTCTACTGGCTGATGTTCCCGGCGATCTGGCTGCTCAATCACACGGCCAACCTGCTGCTGCGCCTCGTCGGCCTGAAACCCGCCACGGAATCCGAGCTCGCCCACAGCGAAGAGGAGGTGCGGCTGCTGCTCGGCTCGAGCGAGAGCAGCCACCTCTCCGACGCCAAGCGCGACCTGCTGACCAACGTCTTCGAGCTCTCCGATCGCGTGGCGCGCCAGGTGATGCTGCCGCGTGCCGACGTCGTGTTCCTGTCGACCACGCGCACCGTCGCCGAGAACCTCGAGATCGCCCGGCGCAGCGGCCACACCCGCTTCCCGCTCTGCGACGGCGACCTCGACCACCCGCTCGGCCTCGTCCACATCAAGGACCTCTTCCGCGCCGGGAAAGCGCCCGCCGACCTCGCCGAGGTCAGGCGACCGCTCCCCTTCGTCCCCGAGACACAGACGCTCGACCGGCTGCTCACGCGGATGCTCGACGAGCGCGTCCACCTCGTCGCGGTGGTCGACGAGTACGGCGGCGTCAGCGGCATCGTGACGCTCGAGAACGTGCTCGAGGAGATCGTCGGCCAGATCCAGGATGAGTTCGACCACGAGAAGCCCGAGCTCACGCGGCGCGAAGAGGGGGGCTACCTCGTGTCCGGGGCGATGCTGGTCGTCGACCTCGAGGACGAGCTCGGGCTCGAGTTCAGCCCGCGCGACGAGGACACGATCGCCGGCGTGGTGCTCTCCGAGCTCGGCCGTCCGCCGCAGGTCGGCGATACGGTCGAGGTCGGTCCGCTCCGGCTGGAAGTCGTCGAGCTCGACCGCAATCGCATCCGCCTGCTGCGGCTCGAAGTGGTGCCCGAAGGCGAGCGCGGCGACGGCGACGGCGACTGA
- a CDS encoding class I SAM-dependent rRNA methyltransferase has product MNETQTPARARVTLLPGRDKAVRQGHPWLFSGAIAREEAPEGAAIAEVLSSSGDRLGVGFYSPRSQIRVRFLAPAGVSVDRDLFLERIGDAMALRRQVIPEETTGYRLLNAEGDGLPGWTVDRFGGVLVSQMTVAGLEAMRDEAYAALVEHFPGHAILHLGRASGRRDEGLPAEDVEIRGPVPPAVEFLEHGLRFEAEPAGGQKTGFYCDQRKNRRLVERLAGGRAVLDLFAHTGAVALYALRGGAASVACVESSPRFEERARAGAERNGLDGERLEWTRADVFDDLRLRHASYDLVVCDPPPLAPRRANLDAAARSYKDLNRLALRRVAPGGYFLTFSCSGAVDGKLFRQILFAAAGEAGVNLQLLAPLAAGPDHPVAVTHPQGEYLKGWLARVPGG; this is encoded by the coding sequence ATGAACGAAACCCAGACTCCGGCCCGTGCGCGGGTCACCCTTCTCCCTGGTCGTGACAAGGCGGTCCGCCAGGGGCATCCCTGGCTCTTCTCCGGCGCGATCGCCCGTGAAGAGGCTCCCGAGGGCGCGGCGATCGCCGAGGTGCTGTCCTCCTCGGGCGACCGGCTCGGCGTCGGCTTCTACAGCCCGCGTTCGCAGATCCGCGTCCGCTTCCTCGCGCCGGCCGGGGTCTCGGTCGATCGCGATCTCTTCCTCGAGCGGATCGGCGACGCGATGGCCCTGCGTCGCCAGGTGATCCCGGAGGAGACGACGGGCTATCGGCTCCTCAACGCCGAAGGGGACGGTCTGCCGGGTTGGACGGTCGACCGCTTCGGCGGCGTCCTGGTCAGCCAGATGACCGTCGCCGGCCTCGAAGCGATGCGGGACGAGGCCTACGCCGCCCTTGTCGAGCACTTTCCGGGTCATGCGATCCTGCACCTCGGGCGGGCCTCCGGACGGCGCGACGAAGGGCTGCCGGCCGAAGACGTCGAGATTCGCGGTCCGGTGCCGCCAGCCGTCGAGTTCCTCGAGCATGGTCTGCGCTTCGAGGCCGAGCCGGCGGGCGGCCAGAAGACCGGCTTCTACTGCGACCAGCGGAAGAACCGCCGGCTCGTCGAGCGGCTGGCGGGCGGGCGCGCGGTTCTCGACCTCTTCGCTCACACCGGGGCGGTGGCGCTCTACGCCCTGCGCGGCGGCGCGGCGTCGGTGGCCTGCGTCGAGTCCTCCCCGCGTTTCGAAGAGCGGGCGCGGGCCGGCGCCGAGCGCAACGGCCTCGACGGCGAGCGGCTCGAATGGACGCGCGCCGACGTCTTCGACGACCTTCGCCTGCGCCATGCGAGCTACGACCTCGTCGTCTGCGATCCGCCGCCGCTCGCCCCGCGCCGCGCCAATCTCGATGCCGCGGCGCGTTCCTACAAGGACCTCAATCGCCTCGCGCTTCGCCGTGTGGCGCCCGGCGGCTACTTCCTGACCTTCTCCTGCAGCGGCGCGGTCGACGGCAAGCTCTTCCGCCAGATCCTCTTCGCGGCAGCCGGTGAGGCCGGCGTGAACCTGCAACTCCTCGCTCCGCTCGCCGCCGGCCCCGACCACCCCGTCGCCGTCACCCACCCGCAAGGCGAGTACCTCAAGGGCTGGCTCGCGCGCGTGCCCGGGGGGTGA
- the thrS gene encoding threonine--tRNA ligase yields MSSLQEIVLTLPDGSTRAVPAGTTPLAVAASIGPRLAKDALGAELDGTRIDLRLPLTRGGSFKLFTVKSAEAGDFVRHSAEHVLADAVRRLWPEAEYDAGRQDHSEKFQYDFRFSRAFTPEDLEAIEAKMKEILAEDAPFERVEVSREEAERIFREMGFTLKLERLKDIPEGETITLYQHGAFTDLCRGPHVQRAGQIGAVRLLEASGSYFKGDERNERLQRVYGTAFVSEKELAAYLERIEQARARDHRRLGPELDLFSFDALAPASPFFHPKGATVYNALISYVRELNAKNGYGEVVTPQILDVELWHTSGHWANYRENMFFTEVDERQYAVKPMNCPTHCLIYAKGLRSYRDLPIRYSDFGRLHRYERSGVTSGLTRVRSFAQDDAHVFCTDDQVEDEVLRAVGIIFEIYRTFAFSDVSIGIGTRPEKRVGRDEQWDVAEAGLKRALERQGLPYSINEGDGAFYGPKIDFRVKDAIGRDWQLGTVQLDYQLPGRFGLKYIAADGAEHVPVMIHRAMLGSVERFLGILLEHTAGAFPFWLAPVQAVVLPLSERFLEYGRKVADELVGAGIRAELDGSNEKLGYKVRQAQLQKVPYMLVVGGREEESGAAAVRERSGADLGPRPVAEIAARMREMTLARSGSL; encoded by the coding sequence ATGAGCTCTCTGCAGGAGATCGTGTTGACGCTTCCCGACGGCTCGACTCGTGCCGTGCCGGCCGGGACGACGCCGCTCGCCGTCGCCGCCTCGATCGGGCCGCGCCTGGCCAAGGACGCGCTCGGCGCCGAGCTCGACGGGACCCGGATCGACCTCCGCCTGCCGCTGACCCGTGGCGGAAGCTTCAAGCTCTTCACGGTCAAGAGCGCCGAGGCGGGCGATTTCGTCCGCCATTCGGCCGAGCACGTGCTGGCCGACGCGGTGCGCCGGCTCTGGCCCGAGGCCGAGTACGACGCCGGCCGGCAGGACCACTCGGAGAAGTTCCAGTACGACTTCCGGTTCTCTCGTGCCTTCACTCCCGAGGACCTCGAGGCGATCGAAGCGAAGATGAAGGAGATCCTCGCCGAGGACGCGCCGTTCGAGCGCGTCGAGGTGTCGCGCGAGGAGGCCGAGCGGATCTTCCGCGAGATGGGCTTCACCCTGAAGCTCGAGCGTCTCAAGGACATCCCGGAAGGCGAGACGATCACGCTCTACCAGCACGGCGCCTTCACCGACCTCTGTCGCGGCCCGCACGTCCAGCGTGCCGGGCAGATCGGCGCGGTCAGGCTCCTCGAGGCCTCCGGCTCCTACTTCAAAGGCGACGAACGCAACGAGCGGCTGCAGCGCGTCTACGGCACCGCGTTCGTCAGCGAGAAGGAGCTCGCCGCCTACCTCGAGCGGATCGAGCAGGCGCGGGCGCGCGACCACCGGCGGCTCGGTCCGGAGCTCGACCTCTTCAGCTTCGACGCGCTCGCTCCGGCCTCGCCGTTCTTCCACCCGAAGGGGGCGACGGTCTACAACGCCCTGATCTCCTACGTCCGGGAGCTCAACGCCAAGAACGGCTACGGCGAGGTGGTGACGCCGCAGATCCTCGACGTCGAGCTCTGGCACACCTCGGGCCACTGGGCGAACTACCGCGAGAACATGTTCTTCACCGAGGTCGACGAGCGGCAGTACGCGGTCAAGCCGATGAACTGCCCGACCCACTGCCTGATCTACGCCAAGGGCCTGCGCTCCTACCGCGACCTGCCGATCCGCTACTCCGACTTCGGGCGCCTGCACCGCTACGAGCGCAGCGGGGTGACCTCCGGCTTGACCCGGGTGCGCTCCTTCGCCCAGGACGACGCCCACGTCTTCTGTACCGACGACCAGGTCGAGGACGAAGTGCTGCGCGCCGTCGGCATCATCTTCGAGATCTACCGCACCTTCGCCTTCTCCGACGTGTCGATCGGGATCGGTACCCGACCGGAAAAGCGCGTCGGCCGCGACGAGCAGTGGGACGTCGCCGAAGCGGGCCTGAAGCGGGCGCTCGAGCGCCAGGGATTGCCGTACTCGATCAACGAGGGGGACGGCGCCTTCTACGGTCCGAAGATCGACTTCCGCGTCAAGGACGCCATCGGACGCGACTGGCAGCTCGGTACCGTGCAGCTCGACTACCAGCTCCCCGGCCGCTTCGGCTTGAAGTACATCGCCGCCGACGGCGCCGAGCACGTGCCGGTGATGATCCACCGGGCGATGCTCGGCTCGGTCGAGCGCTTCCTGGGGATCCTGCTCGAGCACACCGCCGGGGCGTTCCCGTTCTGGCTGGCGCCGGTGCAGGCGGTGGTCCTGCCGCTCTCGGAGCGCTTCCTCGAGTACGGCAGGAAGGTCGCCGACGAGCTCGTCGGCGCCGGCATCCGCGCCGAGCTCGACGGCTCGAACGAGAAGCTCGGTTACAAGGTCCGGCAGGCGCAACTCCAGAAGGTGCCGTACATGCTGGTGGTCGGCGGACGAGAGGAGGAGTCCGGGGCAGCCGCGGTCCGCGAGCGCTCCGGGGCCGATCTCGGGCCGCGACCGGTGGCCGAAATCGCTGCCCGGATGCGCGAAATGACGCTGGCGCGCAGCGGCAGTTTGTAG
- a CDS encoding translation initiation factor IF-3 codes for MDRTARTNEAIRVREVRLIGEDGSQLGVVATEVALRMAKEQLLDLVEVAPLARPPVCRIMDFGKFLYQQKKKSHESKKKQKTIQVKEVKFRPNIDDHDYDFKLRNAIRFLGEGDKVKATVQFRGREMSRTELGVNLLKRLAADIGEVGAQEGHPEQAGNRMHLIFGPTKKALPAKEKKAAPATADAPPAG; via the coding sequence ATCGACAGGACAGCACGCACGAACGAAGCAATCCGGGTCCGGGAAGTCCGACTGATCGGGGAAGACGGCAGCCAGCTCGGCGTCGTCGCCACCGAGGTCGCACTCCGGATGGCGAAGGAACAGCTGCTCGATCTGGTCGAGGTGGCGCCGCTCGCGCGGCCGCCGGTCTGCCGAATCATGGATTTCGGCAAGTTCCTCTACCAGCAGAAGAAGAAGTCGCACGAGTCGAAGAAGAAGCAGAAGACGATCCAGGTCAAGGAAGTGAAGTTCCGGCCGAACATCGACGACCACGACTACGACTTCAAGCTGCGCAACGCCATCCGCTTCCTGGGCGAGGGCGACAAGGTGAAGGCGACCGTGCAGTTCCGCGGCCGCGAGATGTCGAGGACGGAGTTGGGAGTCAACCTGCTCAAGCGGCTCGCTGCCGACATCGGCGAGGTGGGAGCGCAGGAGGGTCACCCCGAGCAGGCGGGCAACCGCATGCACCTGATCTTCGGCCCGACCAAGAAAGCGCTTCCGGCGAAGGAAAAGAAGGCGGCCCCGGCGACCGCCGACGCTCCGCCCGCCGGTTGA
- the rpmI gene encoding 50S ribosomal protein L35, whose amino-acid sequence MPKKKTHRGAAKRFKLTATGKVLRGHAYHSHILTKKTRTRKRGLRGTVVAAAADTRTLRSMLTS is encoded by the coding sequence GTGCCGAAGAAGAAGACGCACAGGGGAGCGGCGAAGCGGTTCAAGCTCACCGCGACCGGCAAGGTGCTGCGCGGTCACGCGTACCACAGCCACATCCTGACGAAGAAGACGCGGACCCGGAAGCGCGGTCTGCGGGGCACCGTGGTGGCCGCTGCGGCGGACACCCGGACGCTGCGGTCGATGCTGACTTCGTAG
- the rplT gene encoding 50S ribosomal protein L20, translated as MPRVKRGPKRAQRRARLLKKSSGFFGTKGNAYRMAQQAVDRAGKFAYRDRRARKRDFRSLWIVRINAAAHLHGLNYSKLIAGLKLAGSELNRKMLADLAVLADPKPFAELASLAKLALEKAAPAKA; from the coding sequence ATGCCGCGTGTCAAGAGGGGCCCGAAGCGGGCCCAACGCCGAGCGCGCCTGCTCAAGAAGTCGAGCGGCTTTTTCGGCACCAAGGGCAATGCCTACCGCATGGCGCAGCAGGCGGTCGACCGGGCGGGCAAGTTCGCCTACCGCGACCGCCGTGCCCGCAAGCGCGACTTCCGCAGCCTGTGGATCGTGCGGATCAACGCCGCCGCGCACCTGCACGGGCTCAACTACAGCAAGCTGATCGCCGGTCTGAAGCTGGCGGGCAGCGAGCTGAATCGCAAGATGCTGGCCGATCTCGCGGTGCTCGCCGATCCCAAGCCCTTCGCCGAGCTCGCCAGCCTCGCCAAGCTCGCCCTCGAGAAGGCCGCTCCGGCCAAGGCCTGA
- the pheS gene encoding phenylalanine--tRNA ligase subunit alpha yields the protein MTAGVEGAAGVPPGPEELVRLADEAAAAIAAAGDRKAWEAERLRWIGRKEGKVRELLDLIPKAADKRAFGAAVNQLKLRVEEALAVADERLAAAEKAAAERAAAVDVTLPGRRPALGSLHPVTRVVAEIEAIFAGLGYSVAEGPEVESDRYNFALLNFPDDHPARDAQDTLLLADGRLLRTHTSPVQIRTMLARKPPIRVICPGRVYRNDNDLRHSPMFHQIEGLAVAEGITFGDLKGTLEAFLRRLFSPEVGVRLRPSYFPFTEPSCEVDVTCANCRGGGCAVCSGTGWMEILGAGMVDPRVLANCGIDPDRYSGFAFGLGIDRVAMNRYGIPNIRLLFENDERLLRQVREADPAGLAGAADRA from the coding sequence ATGACAGCGGGCGTCGAGGGTGCCGCGGGGGTCCCGCCGGGGCCCGAGGAACTGGTCCGTCTGGCCGACGAAGCGGCGGCGGCGATCGCCGCCGCCGGTGACCGCAAGGCCTGGGAGGCCGAGCGGTTGCGCTGGATCGGGCGCAAGGAGGGGAAGGTCCGGGAGCTCCTCGACCTGATCCCCAAGGCGGCCGACAAACGGGCCTTCGGCGCCGCCGTGAACCAGCTCAAGCTGCGGGTCGAGGAGGCGCTCGCGGTCGCCGACGAGCGCCTCGCCGCCGCCGAGAAGGCCGCGGCCGAGCGCGCCGCGGCGGTCGACGTGACCCTGCCCGGCCGGCGGCCGGCGCTCGGCTCGCTTCACCCGGTCACCCGCGTCGTCGCCGAGATCGAGGCGATCTTCGCCGGGCTCGGCTACAGCGTCGCCGAGGGACCGGAGGTCGAGAGCGACCGCTACAACTTCGCGCTGCTCAACTTCCCCGACGACCATCCGGCGCGCGACGCGCAGGACACCCTGCTGCTCGCCGACGGTCGCCTGTTGCGCACCCACACCTCGCCGGTGCAGATCCGCACGATGCTGGCGCGCAAGCCGCCGATCCGGGTCATCTGCCCGGGGCGTGTCTACCGCAACGACAACGATCTGCGACACTCGCCGATGTTCCACCAGATCGAGGGGTTGGCGGTGGCGGAGGGGATCACCTTCGGCGACCTCAAGGGGACGCTCGAGGCCTTCCTCCGGCGGCTCTTCTCGCCGGAGGTCGGCGTGCGCCTCCGGCCGAGCTACTTCCCCTTCACCGAGCCGTCGTGCGAGGTCGACGTGACCTGCGCCAACTGCCGTGGCGGCGGCTGTGCCGTCTGCTCCGGCACCGGCTGGATGGAGATCCTCGGCGCCGGCATGGTCGACCCGCGGGTGCTCGCCAACTGCGGCATCGACCCGGACCGCTACAGCGGGTTCGCCTTCGGTCTGGGGATCGACCGCGTGGCGATGAACCGCTACGGCATCCCCAACATCCGCCTGCTCTTCGAAAACGACGAGCGGCTGCTGCGCCAGGTGCGCGAGGCCGATCCGGCGGGGCTCGCCGGTGCGGCAGACAGGGCCTGA
- the pheT gene encoding phenylalanine--tRNA ligase subunit beta, producing the protein MEFSCRWLADYVDLELPAREAGRAAWEAFSRSLAERLTSIGHAVEGERLVEEGAGSGRFDDLVLEVDVTGNRPDCMCHVGLAREIAASLDRPLTAPSRTKLATTGTPRVKVTLEDPSGCPRYVAVAIDGVRIGPSPAWLKERLAAIGQRSINNVVDVTNFVLWETGQPLHAFDLARLAGGEIRVRRARPGEKLTTLDGVERELDAEVLVIADAERAVALAGIMGGLASEVTGATTSILLESAHFDRRRVRRGAKALAMHTDASHRFERGTDPEAPREAAARAVELLLATAGGVVVGPAVEAVGDAVPKTSWWLESARLDAFAGVAVPATVVERVFARLGFTPQPVAGGWEGTVPGWRHHDFTPREATRDGRTVLAAAPQDLYEEVLRLYGLDKIPATLPSLGAPDAGGDAGHARGMRVRRHLAACGLAEAIHYAFHDLAADAAYASLVPGGDPLALANPLSERYAVMRRSLVPGLVATAGFNARRGAAAVRLFEVGHLFPSGDAPEVEAVGLVVGGRVGEPWDRQAELDLFDLKGMLESLAVDAGVAFSARPARLEGFVPGTAGELIDASGRVVGQFGQIAASETPFPLFAGELRTDALAAAAGQRLGVELPSRLPAVAADLTLTHALEVGWSEMERAVRALAVPDLASFRLKDRYRGAGVPAGAVNTTIAFLYSAADRTLTQEEVNERQSLLAAELQRRFGWRGEEER; encoded by the coding sequence ATGGAATTCTCCTGCCGTTGGCTCGCCGACTACGTCGATCTCGAACTGCCGGCCCGTGAAGCCGGTCGAGCGGCCTGGGAGGCCTTCTCGCGCTCGCTCGCCGAGCGCCTGACGTCGATCGGTCACGCCGTCGAAGGCGAGCGTCTGGTCGAGGAGGGCGCAGGTTCCGGCCGGTTCGACGACCTGGTGCTCGAAGTCGACGTCACCGGGAACCGTCCCGACTGCATGTGCCACGTCGGGCTGGCGCGCGAGATCGCCGCGTCGCTCGACCGGCCGCTCACGGCGCCGTCGCGGACGAAGCTCGCCACGACCGGCACGCCCCGCGTCAAGGTCACGCTGGAGGATCCGTCGGGCTGTCCGCGCTACGTCGCGGTGGCGATCGACGGCGTACGCATCGGGCCGAGCCCGGCATGGCTCAAGGAACGGCTCGCGGCGATCGGCCAGCGCTCGATCAACAACGTGGTCGACGTCACCAATTTCGTGCTCTGGGAGACCGGCCAGCCGCTCCACGCTTTCGATCTCGCCCGGCTCGCCGGCGGGGAGATCCGCGTGCGGCGGGCGCGCCCGGGCGAGAAGCTCACGACGCTCGACGGCGTCGAACGGGAGCTCGACGCCGAGGTGCTGGTGATCGCCGACGCCGAGCGGGCGGTGGCGCTCGCCGGCATCATGGGCGGTCTGGCGAGCGAGGTCACCGGCGCGACGACGTCGATCCTCCTCGAGAGCGCGCACTTCGACCGGCGTCGCGTTCGTCGCGGTGCCAAGGCCCTCGCCATGCACACCGACGCGTCGCATCGCTTCGAGCGCGGCACCGACCCCGAGGCGCCGCGCGAGGCGGCCGCGCGTGCCGTCGAGCTGCTGCTCGCGACCGCGGGCGGGGTGGTCGTCGGTCCTGCCGTCGAGGCGGTGGGCGACGCGGTGCCGAAGACCTCCTGGTGGCTCGAGAGTGCCCGGCTCGACGCGTTCGCCGGGGTCGCCGTGCCGGCGACGGTGGTCGAACGGGTCTTCGCGCGCCTCGGCTTCACGCCGCAGCCCGTCGCCGGCGGTTGGGAGGGCACGGTCCCCGGCTGGCGCCATCACGACTTCACGCCGCGCGAAGCCACGCGCGACGGGCGGACGGTGCTCGCCGCGGCGCCGCAGGATCTCTACGAAGAGGTCCTGCGTCTCTACGGACTCGACAAGATCCCGGCCACGTTGCCGTCGCTCGGTGCGCCCGATGCCGGCGGGGATGCGGGTCACGCGCGTGGCATGCGCGTGCGCCGTCATCTCGCGGCGTGCGGGCTCGCCGAGGCGATCCACTACGCCTTCCACGACCTGGCTGCGGACGCGGCTTACGCCTCGCTGGTGCCGGGCGGCGATCCGCTCGCGCTCGCCAATCCGCTCTCCGAGCGCTACGCGGTCATGCGCCGTTCGCTCGTCCCCGGTCTCGTCGCCACCGCCGGCTTCAACGCGCGGCGTGGTGCGGCGGCGGTGCGGCTCTTCGAAGTCGGCCACCTCTTCCCGTCCGGTGATGCCCCCGAGGTCGAGGCGGTCGGTCTCGTCGTCGGGGGCCGCGTCGGTGAGCCCTGGGACCGGCAGGCCGAGCTCGACCTGTTCGATCTCAAGGGGATGCTCGAGAGTCTCGCGGTCGACGCCGGAGTGGCCTTCAGCGCCCGGCCGGCACGCCTCGAAGGCTTCGTGCCGGGCACCGCGGGCGAGCTGATCGATGCGAGCGGACGCGTCGTGGGGCAGTTCGGACAGATCGCCGCGAGCGAGACGCCGTTTCCGCTCTTCGCCGGCGAGCTGCGCACCGACGCGCTCGCCGCGGCCGCGGGGCAGCGGCTCGGCGTCGAGCTGCCGTCGCGGTTGCCGGCGGTGGCGGCCGACCTGACGCTGACCCATGCGCTCGAGGTCGGTTGGAGCGAGATGGAGCGCGCGGTTCGCGCGCTCGCCGTGCCCGATCTCGCCTCGTTCCGTTTGAAGGACCGCTACCGCGGTGCCGGTGTGCCCGCGGGGGCGGTCAACACGACGATCGCGTTCCTCTACAGCGCAGCCGATCGCACGCTGACGCAGGAGGAGGTCAACGAGCGCCAGTCGCTGCTCGCCGCGGAGCTGCAGCGGCGTTTCGGCTGGCGCGGGGAGGAGGAGCGGTGA